One part of the Rutidosis leptorrhynchoides isolate AG116_Rl617_1_P2 chromosome 1, CSIRO_AGI_Rlap_v1, whole genome shotgun sequence genome encodes these proteins:
- the LOC139857689 gene encoding phosphoethanolamine N-methyltransferase 3-like, giving the protein MAAAVVNGEEREIQKNYWVEHSVDLTVEAMMLDSMASDLDKEERPEVLSLLPSYEGKTVLELGAGIGRFTGELAKKAGTVIALDFIENVIKKNESINGHFENVKFMCADVTSSELNFPPESLDLIFSNWLLMYLSDKEVEYVAERLLKWVKVGGYIFFRESCFHQSGDHKRKHNPTHYREPRFYTKVFKECRTSDESGNSYELSLIGSKCIGAYVRSKKNQNQICWIWQKVENKDGDRGFQQFLDNVQYKTSGILRYERIFGPGFVSTGGLDTTKEFVAMLDLKPGQKVLDVGCGIGGGDFYMAENFDVDVVGIDLSVNMISFALERAIGLKCSVEFEVADCTKKSYPDNTFDVIYSRDTILHIQDKPALFRTFYKWLKPGGKVLISDYCRKSGKPSQDFAEYIKQRGYDLHDVETYGQMLRDAGFGEVTAEDRTEQFKEVLTRELERVEKEKDQFIQDFTEEDYNDIVGGWKSKLVRVGQGEQKWGLFYAKKN; this is encoded by the exons ATGGCTGCTGCTGTTGTCAATG GTGAAGAACGTGAGATTCAAAAGAATTACTGGGTGGAACACTCTGTTGATCTTACTGTTGAAGCAATGATGCTTGATTCAATGGCATCTGATCTTGACAAAGAAGAAAGGCCTGAG GTATTGTCCCTCCTACCATCATATGAGGGGAAAACGGTCCTGGAACTAGGAGCTGGTATTGGTCGTTTTACTGGTGAACTGGCTAAAAAGGCGGGCACGGTTATAGCCCTTGATTTCATTGAAAATGTGATCAAAAAG AATGAGAGCATCAACGGGCACTTTGAAAATGTCAAATTTATGTGTGCTGATGTTACATCATCAGAACTAAACTTTCCACCTGAATCCCTCGATTTGATTTTCTCAAACTGGTTATTGATGTACCTTTCCGATAAGGAG GTTGAATATGTTGCTGAGAGACTTTTAAAATGGGTGAAGGTGGGAGGATATATTTTCTTCCGGGAATCATGCTTTCACCAATCTGGAGACCATAAACGAAAGCACAACCCAACACACTACCGTGAACCTAGATTTTACACAAAG GTTTTCAAGGAATGTCGCACATCTGATGAATCTGGTAATTCATATGAGCTCTCTCTAATTGGATCGAAATGCATTGGAGCTTATGTACGCAGTAAGAAAAATCAAAATCAG ATATGTTGGATATGGCAAAAGGTGGAGAATAAAGATGGTGATAGGGGCTTCCAACAGTTTTTGGATAATGTCCAGTATAAAACCAGTGGCATACTACGTTACGAACGAATATTTGGACCCGGTTTTGTAAGCACGGGAGGATTAG ACACCACAAAGGAATTTGTTGCAATGTTGGATCTGAAACCGGGCCAGAAAGTTTTAGATGTTGGATGCGGTATCGGGGGAGGCGACTTTTATATGGCTGAAAACTTTGATGTTGATGTTGTTGGCATTGATCTTTCTGTAAATATGATATCGTTTGCTCTTGAACGAGCCATTGGTCTTAAATGTTCAGTTGAGTTCGAGGTTGCTGACTGCACCAAGAAATCGTATCCAGATAATACATTTGATGTCATCTACAGCCGTGACACCATCCTCCATATTCAA GATAAACCTGCATTGTTCCGCACCTTCTATAAGTGGTTGAAACCGGGGGGTAAAGTTCTCATCAGTGATTACTGTCGAAAATCTGGAAAACCGTCTCAAGATTTTGCAGAATACATCAAACAAAGAGGATATGATCTCCATGATGTGGAAACTTACGGCCAG ATGCTTAGAGATGCAGGGTTCGGAGAGGTGACAGCAGAGGATCGTACCGAACAG TTCAAGGAAGTCCTTACAAGGGAGCTAGAAAGGGTCGAAAAGGAGAAGGACCAATTCATCCAAGACTTCACTGAA GAAGACTACAACGATATTGTTGGCGGTTGGAAGTCAAAGCTGGTGAGGGTTGGTCAAGGGGAGCAGAAATGGGGTCTGTTTTATGCTAAAAAGAACTAG